Within the Sulfurospirillum barnesii SES-3 genome, the region AGGAGTGGTTATGCGATTACTTGGCAATATCATCTGGTTTCTTTTTGGCGGTGTTTTTATGGGGCTTTCGTGGTGGTTTTTTGGGCTGATGGCACTCATAAGTATCGTCGGCATTCCATGGGCAAAAGCATGTTTTGTCATCGGTCAATTTACCTTTTTCCCTTTTGGCAAAGAAGCCATTAGCCGACAAATGCTGCACCAAAAAGAGGACATCGGCACAGGCACACTAGGTTTTATTGGCAATGTAATTTGGCTTGTTTTCGCAGGCATCTGGCTTGCTATTGGGCACATTCTCTCCGCATGTGCGTGTGCTATCACCATCATTGGTATACCCTTTGCGATTCAACACCTCAAACTCATCGGTATCTCACTAGCACCCATTGGTATGACCATTGTCGATAAAGAAGTCGCCGATGCACTCTATCAAAAAGGGGAAGAGTTAAAATAAACCATCTCAAATGTGTCTTTTTTGGCGTAGGTGCACTCAGCAGTGTTATGGCTCAGGCGTTATTTGAGCTCTCCTCAAACGAAGCGAAGGGGACGTGAGCTTTGTCTGTGTTACAAGAAACCCATCGGTCATTAAAAAATACTTTTTTGCACACGCTAAACTGCTTGAAGTTTCAAGTGGTGCGAGATGCTCAAACGAAAACTGAGCATTTACAAAATTGGCTTGTTTCATCTGATGTCGCAAAGTGAGGGGAATTAGGGGTGTTAAAGATGGAGCGTAAAGGAAATAAGATTTACATGTAAACATGAAAGCTTATTTTCCTCTAGTTTGCATCCATAAAAATCAAAAAATCCTGTGGAGACATCACCTTGATGGCTGAATTTTTAAAGCCTGTTTTATCACGTGTGACAATAACATCTATCTTGGTATGTTTCGCACTGGTGTAAATCACGCTGTCTTCAAAGTCGCTCCCAACACTTCGCACACTATCAATCAAAACGGATTTTGTAAGAGTGCTTATCTCAAACAGAGCCAGCAAGTTTTCCATCGTTTGATTGCACTGTTTTTTATTAAGGTGTTTACTTAAAAGGTAGTAAAGCGTGGTGAGTGTGGTGGGGCATAAAAAACCTTGAATCTGCTTTGATTCTACTGTTAAAAAAATCGCTTGTGCGAGTTCACTAAAAGGTTCACGGTCTAAAAGAAGGTCTAAAACAACATTGGTATCGAGCAATACTCTCATAGGTATTTCTTCTCTAAATGCGTTAAATAGTCATCTTCCTTTGCTCCTTTTAAAACACCTCGAAGCTGTGACGTTTTAGACGATGGAGCACTTTTTTCCTCTTTTTTCAAAATAGACTCAAAAAATTGTGTTACCATTTTCGAAACAGAAGTATTATGCTTTTTTGCATACAGTTTCATATTTTCGATCAACTGCACATCGGTATAAAGCGTTATTTTCGAACTCATGCTCCACTCCTTTTAGTCGTATATATTTTTGATTATTATACGGTATTTTTTGTTTTGTGTCAAAAGGGAATTTAGAGATAATCTTATTTTTATTGATTCACGCTAATACTCAAAATCTTTGAGTGTCAAGCCTTGTATAAAACCATGATATTCGGCATAAGCAGATGAAACCTCATTGACCAAACTAATATACTTATTATTGATTTTATCAAACTCTTTTTGTCCACTTATCTCATCAGGCTTTATAGATGCAACATATAAAGTAACTGCCATTGTTTTATCTTTAACAAGAATTGAAACTTCAGAAAGTCTATCATTCGTTTTTTTCGTGCCATAATCTTTTATTAATTGGTAAATTTTTTCAAATTTTACAGGTTCATGCATTTCTTTATGGTGGGCATTTAGCTTATCAACAGCATCTACTATGCCATCTCGTGTTCTTAAGTAAACATTTTCTGGATGATACTTTTCCCTTACATATTTGATTTGCTGTAGATTACTTTGGAATTCAATTAAAGTAGAATTTATTTCTTGTTTTACCTTGCTTGAATCGAAAATTTGTATACATGCAATAATAACCCCTATAGCAGCAACAATAACTCCTATAATTTGTATCCAATCGCTAAAGGTAGGTTTGTCTAGAATAGACCTTACATACTTTTCCCACTGTTCTATTTTCAGTATATCTAACATTGAATTCCTTTGAATAGTCAAATAGAGCTAAACTTTTACTTTTTCTTCTATTTCCTAAACTCACCACTGAATTTTAGGCTCAACATGCCTTTGCGCGCAGTCCATCAAAAATGAATTAATCAGCGTTTGATAGGGCATCCCTACTTTGGCAGATAACGCTTTAAAATAGTCAATGGTCTCAACATCCACATTGAGTGAAATCTGTTTTTTAACTTTTTTTGCATAAGGATTTTTAACAGATTGGCTAAAATCGTACTCTTTTTTCATGATAAAAACTCCTTATATTGATTTGCTTCATTTTTGGTTGACTTGCGTGCAGAGATGATTCGGATGATACCTTCATGATCTCGGTAACAATGAACAACCGTCAAAATTTTGAGGGTATAACTCATACCCAGTAAGATAAAAACGCTCTTCGTTTTCTGAATGTTTAGGATTAAGCATAAACCTTATATTTTCATTATCAAAATGGTTTTGGCTTCTTCAAATGAGATGCCATGTTTTTTAAGGTTTGATACTGCTTTGGTTTGTTCCCATTCAAAGGGGAGTGTTTTCATGTAGATATTGTAATGATATTATCATGATATATCAAGAAGAAAATATATTTACATGTAAAAACCTTACCATTTTCCTATCATCGGAGTGGCGATGCGTTGTATTACTTCGCTTCGTCAACGTAAATTATCATCACCATAGCCGTCTTTGCCACAATACCAACAGAAAAAAAGGTCAGGTCTTTACTTTCAACTTTTTCCATACCATTTCACTGCATCGCCCCCCCTTGTGCAAGAAATCCGCCAGTGCTAAAGGAAACCTTCAAAAAAAGAGTTAGGCATCTAGATTATTGATTGTCTGAGTTATTAGGAGTATCATTCTCCTAATTATATTCATGTAAGGATTTTCCATGTTTATCATCTTAGTCGCAAGTTTAAATGAAAATATGAAGTTAGCGCAAGAGATTCAACACACGCTAGAAGCGATGCAATGCAAAAGCGAAATCATCAACCTCGTCACGTTAAACGCTCCACTCTACGACACTCAAAAAGAGAGCAACCAAGGCATTCCAGACTCTATCAAAGCCCTCTCAGAGAAAATGAAAAACGCCTTAGGCTACATCGTTGTAGCACCTGAGTACAACTACTCCATTCCTCCTGTTTTAACCAATGTGGTTGCGTGGTTATCCAGACAAGGAGAGCATTTTAGAGAACTCTTTACCCTCAAATACGTTCAACTTGCTACCCATTCAGGAAGTGGGGGAAATGAGGTCTGCAATGCCATGCGAACGCAATTTAGCAAACTAGGAGCCATCGTTGCCCCTCGAGAGATTTTAGCAACGTACGATAAAAAAGTCGAAGCAGAAAGTTTAAAGAGAATTTTGACGCAATTTGTAGCCATTGCACGAAAATAAGCGCTTTTTTTCTTTACATGTAACCTCCTCACTTTTCTTCCTTCTAACCTTCACTGTGGTAGAGTGTGCGTGAAATTTTGAAGGAAAAATCATGCGTTATTTAGTGGCGGTTACGTTTATTTGGGCGTTTTCATTTAGTTTTATTGGCGAGTTTTTAGCAGGCTCTTTGGATAACTATTTTGCCGTACTTATTCGTGTTTGTATCGCTTCGCTTATCTTTTTACCGCTCACCCGTTTTCGTGGCATTCCAAAAATCTTAGCGCTGAAAACTATGCTCATTGGTAGCATTCAAATCGGTCTTATGTACCTCTTTTTCTACCACGCTTTTGGCTACCTTAGTGTGCCTGAGGTGATTTTATTTACCATTTTTACCCCAATGTATGTTACCCTTGTGTATGATGGCTTAAAAATGCAGTTCAAACCCCTCTACCTCATCAGCACGGGTGTGGCGGTTTTGGGAGCGTACATCATTCGCTACCATGCCATCAGTGCGGAGTTTATCACAGGATTTTTACTGGTTCAAGGAGCCAATCTCTCCTTTGCCATCGGACAAAGCGGTTATAAAAAGCTAATGGAGTCCCACCCAAATCTCTCTCAAAAAGAGGTGTTTGGCTACTTTCATTTTGGCGCACTTGTGGTCAGCCTTTTTGCCTTTACACTCTTTGCCAACCCCGAAAAACTCTCTCCCTCTTTGCTTCAGTGGGGCGTTTTACTCTGGCTTGGCTGTGTTGCTTCTGGTCTGGGCTATTTTTGGTGGAACAAAGGAGCGTGTGAGGTGGATGCGGGCGTGCTTGCCATTATGAACAACGCCTTAGTTCCCGTAGGACTCTTGATGAATCTTCTTTTATGGGGAAGCAAAACCAATCTTAGCTTACTGGGAATAGGCAGTGTGGTCATTGGTTTTTCACTCTGGTTACACCACTTTTTTATGCGCTACTACGAAAGGCGCAAGTGTTTCTAACGCTTTACATGTAAACCCTCTCACCCCTCAAAATACATCAATTTATTCTTATCAATCTCAAACCCGATGCTCTGCCCTACGTTCAAGCTATCATCAAAACTGTATGCCATCAAAAGTTCACCCTCAACGTCTAAAGAAATTTCGTAAAAATTGCCGTAAAAAACAATCTCTTTAATGAAAGCTTTGTGCTTCAAATGTCCACCTAAGTGCACCGCATCCAAACGGCAATAGAACTCTTTTTCACCCACATGTAAGCTCTGAGGTAGTACATTCATCTTGCCTAAAAAATGAGCACACTGCAATGAGTTTGGATGGTTGTAAACCTCTTTGGGTGAGCCAATTTGCAAAATGTCACCTCCTTCCATAATGGCAATGCGATCTGAGAGAAAAAACGCATCTTCTTTGTCATGCGTAATGAAAAGCGCTGTGATGCCAAAGCGTTTGATCATCTCTTTAAGCTCCGCCCTTAAAATGGCTCTAAGCTCGGTGTCGATGTTGCTCAGTGGTTCATCAAGCAGTAAAATTTTGGGCTTATCTAAAATGGCACGTGCCAATGCCACACGCTGTTGTTGCCCTCCACTAATCTCATGCGGGTACTTGGAAGAGAGGGTTTCTATCTTCGTTTTTTGCATGACATGTAAAAGCTCTTTTTGGTCAGCTTTGCTTCCAAAAGCGATGTTTTGAGCAATGTTTAGATGGGGTAAAAGTGCGTAGTTTTGAAAGACAATGGCAATTTCTCGCTGATTGGGAGGGACATTGGTTTTGGCGTCAAAGACAACCTTATCGCCAATGCAAATTGTGCCACTGTCTGGCGTTTCAAGTCCTGAGAGCATCCGCAAAAGCGTGGTTTTACCACTGCCACTTCTGCCTAAAATGGTAAAAATCTCGCCTTCTTGAATGGAAAAAGAGACTTCATTGGCAACACAAACATTGCCTTTGCAAAAACGTTTGTGTAAATTTTCGATGCTAACGATGGGTTTCATCTGCTACCTCGTACAAATTTTGAATGGAGTAATAAGACCGCAATGGCAGTTGTCACCACCAATAAGAGCGATGGAAAAGCACTTTTATAGAGGATTTCATTACTCGCTAGCTCGTAAATGCGAATGGCAATGGTGTCGTAATTAAACGGTCTTAACAGTAAGGTTGCAGGAAGCTCTTTGGCAAGGTCAATGTAAAGAA harbors:
- a CDS encoding BrnA antitoxin family protein, which gives rise to MKKEYDFSQSVKNPYAKKVKKQISLNVDVETIDYFKALSAKVGMPYQTLINSFLMDCAQRHVEPKIQW
- a CDS encoding NAD(P)H-dependent oxidoreductase: MFIILVASLNENMKLAQEIQHTLEAMQCKSEIINLVTLNAPLYDTQKESNQGIPDSIKALSEKMKNALGYIVVAPEYNYSIPPVLTNVVAWLSRQGEHFRELFTLKYVQLATHSGSGGNEVCNAMRTQFSKLGAIVAPREILATYDKKVEAESLKRILTQFVAIARK
- a CDS encoding type II toxin-antitoxin system VapC family toxin, with the protein product MRVLLDTNVVLDLLLDREPFSELAQAIFLTVESKQIQGFLCPTTLTTLYYLLSKHLNKKQCNQTMENLLALFEISTLTKSVLIDSVRSVGSDFEDSVIYTSAKHTKIDVIVTRDKTGFKNSAIKVMSPQDFLIFMDAN
- a CDS encoding BrnT family toxin codes for the protein MLNIQKTKSVFILLGMSYTLKILTVVHCYRDHEGIIRIISARKSTKNEANQYKEFLS
- a CDS encoding ABC transporter ATP-binding protein — translated: MKPIVSIENLHKRFCKGNVCVANEVSFSIQEGEIFTILGRSGSGKTTLLRMLSGLETPDSGTICIGDKVVFDAKTNVPPNQREIAIVFQNYALLPHLNIAQNIAFGSKADQKELLHVMQKTKIETLSSKYPHEISGGQQQRVALARAILDKPKILLLDEPLSNIDTELRAILRAELKEMIKRFGITALFITHDKEDAFFLSDRIAIMEGGDILQIGSPKEVYNHPNSLQCAHFLGKMNVLPQSLHVGEKEFYCRLDAVHLGGHLKHKAFIKEIVFYGNFYEISLDVEGELLMAYSFDDSLNVGQSIGFEIDKNKLMYFEG
- a CDS encoding DMT family transporter; its protein translation is MRYLVAVTFIWAFSFSFIGEFLAGSLDNYFAVLIRVCIASLIFLPLTRFRGIPKILALKTMLIGSIQIGLMYLFFYHAFGYLSVPEVILFTIFTPMYVTLVYDGLKMQFKPLYLISTGVAVLGAYIIRYHAISAEFITGFLLVQGANLSFAIGQSGYKKLMESHPNLSQKEVFGYFHFGALVVSLFAFTLFANPEKLSPSLLQWGVLLWLGCVASGLGYFWWNKGACEVDAGVLAIMNNALVPVGLLMNLLLWGSKTNLSLLGIGSVVIGFSLWLHHFFMRYYERRKCF
- a CDS encoding YccF domain-containing protein; translated protein: MRLLGNIIWFLFGGVFMGLSWWFFGLMALISIVGIPWAKACFVIGQFTFFPFGKEAISRQMLHQKEDIGTGTLGFIGNVIWLVFAGIWLAIGHILSACACAITIIGIPFAIQHLKLIGISLAPIGMTIVDKEVADALYQKGEELK
- a CDS encoding DUF6364 family protein, whose amino-acid sequence is MSSKITLYTDVQLIENMKLYAKKHNTSVSKMVTQFFESILKKEEKSAPSSKTSQLRGVLKGAKEDDYLTHLEKKYL